A window of Apium graveolens cultivar Ventura chromosome 8, ASM990537v1, whole genome shotgun sequence contains these coding sequences:
- the LOC141680740 gene encoding uncharacterized protein LOC141680740: protein MGLKWVYNVKKNTEGKVIKHKARLMAKWYVQQQGVNYEETFSLVTHLETMHLLLASAAKSGWESTIWMNKFCEYYEFQQQMSHEFDMSDLGRLFYYLRIKVEEKKGCIELRKTTFGSDFKNQRIVLRRERKFHVINVPRPEPFPEGATYVQQAAYQKHIDADMYVTYLMLATMSPELQKQYEHMNAYIMIDHLKCMFEERARQERFDTSKALYACKQGDRDLIPTKLLAMLETVETNIQTVSPAPIMMALKPGGDIAKGDTSHYCKKPGHWKRNYHVFLEDLENKKAAGASDSYNGYGSHICINMQELQESSILAKGEVDLRVGNIVKIVPMVKSIRILLAVAAQYYYEIWQMDVKTAFLNGSLEEDIYMIQPEGFFNPKFVKMTKDLFLLYGGDEKLVVLGYTDGSFQIDRDDLISQLRFMFFLNGGVKFITGLSVVPSITYLVDLYCDNNGAIAQAKEPRSHFKAKYILKRYYLFLEINERRDIHIYIVHIDDNIADPLTKLYRSRSTAVILVPWVLDT, encoded by the exons ATGGGTCTGAAGTGGGTATACAATGTAAAGAAGAACACCGAAGGTAAGGTAATAAAGCATAAAGCGAGGCTGATGGCCAAATGGTATGTGCAGCAACAAGGCGTGAACTATGAAGAAACATTTTCCCTAGTTACTCATTTGGAAACAATGCATCTATTGCTGGCATCAGCAGCTAAAAGTGGATGGGAATCCACCATTTGGAT GAACAAGTTTTGTGAATATTATGAATTTCAACAGCAGATGAGTCATGAATTTGATATGAGCGATTTGGGAAGGCTGTTTTATTACTTAAGGATTAAAGTGGAAGAAAAAAAGGGTTGTATTGAGCTAAGGAAGACTACATTTGGCTCAGATTtcaa GAACCAGAGGATAGTCCTCAGGAGGGAGCGAAAGTTCCATGTCATTAATGTTCCTCGCCCTGAACCCTTTCCTGAAGGTGCAACGTATGTTCAACAGGCTGCTTATCAAAAGCATATAGATGCTGACATGTATGTCACCTATTTGATGCTAGCGACTATGAGTCCTGAGCTTCAGAAACAATATGAGCATATGAATGCTTATATCATGATTGATCACCTTAAATGTATGTTTGAAGAACGGGCTCGTCAAGAGAGATTTGATACAAGCAAAGCTTTGTATGCATGCAAACAGGGTGATCGTGATTTG ATACCTACCAAATTGTTGGCTATGTTAGAAACTGTCGAGACCAACATTCAGACGGTGTCTCCTGCTCCCATAATGATG GCTTTGAAGCCTGGAGGCGATATTGCAAAGGGCGATACTTctcactattgcaagaaaccgggtcattggaagagaaaCTATCATGTTTTTTTGGAGGATCTGGAAAATAAGAAGGCTGCCGGCGCTTCTGATTCAT ATAATGGAtatggttctcacatttgtataaatatgCAGGAACTGCAGGAAAGTAGTAtattggcgaagggagaagtcgacctacgtgTTGGGAATATAGTAAAGATTG ttccTATGGTCAAGTCCATTAGGATTTTGCTAGCAGTAGCTGCTCAATActactatgagatttggcaaatggatgttaaaaccgctttcttaaatggtAGCCTTGAAGAAGATATATACATGATACAGCCTGAGGGTTTTTTCAATCCAAAGTTTgttaagatg ACGAAAGATTTATTCTTActgtatggaggagatgagaagctagTTGTACTGGGTTACACTGATGGTAGCTTCCAGATAGATAGAGACGATTTAATATCTCAGTTACGTTTTATGTTTTTCCTTAATGGAGGTGTT AAATTTATAACGGGACTtagtgtggttccatcgatcacataTCTAGTTGATCTTTATTGCGATAacaatggagccattgcacaggctaaagaaccgAGGTCCCATTTCAAAGCAAAGTATATACTTAAAAGATATTACCTTTTTCTAGAGATTAATGAAAGAcgagatatacatatatatatagtgcATATTGATGATAATATTGCAGACCCATTGACTAAGCTTTATCGCAGTAGAAGCACGgcggtcatactagttccatgggtattagatacatga